A part of Geothrix oryzae genomic DNA contains:
- a CDS encoding nuclear transport factor 2 family protein: MTPKARVAAWVEAFNRGDADALAAMYHADAVNHQVAESPVVGREAIHAMFAREFAAAEMVCLVENLFEDGEWAILEWRDPLGLRGCGFFRVVGGLIAFQRGYWDKLSFLRQHGLPIPPN; the protein is encoded by the coding sequence ATGACGCCGAAGGCCCGCGTGGCCGCCTGGGTCGAGGCCTTCAACCGCGGCGATGCCGATGCCCTGGCCGCGATGTACCACGCGGACGCGGTGAACCACCAGGTGGCGGAATCCCCGGTGGTGGGCCGGGAGGCGATCCACGCCATGTTCGCCCGGGAGTTCGCCGCCGCTGAGATGGTCTGCCTCGTGGAGAACCTCTTCGAGGACGGCGAGTGGGCCATCCTCGAGTGGCGCGACCCCCTGGGCCTGCGCGGCTGCGGCTTCTTCCGCGTGGTCGGCGGGCTGATCGCCTTCCAACGCGGCTACTGGGACAAGCTCAGCTTCCTCCGCCAGCACGGCCTGCCCATTCCGCCGAACTGA
- a CDS encoding dihydroorotase, producing MSLLVKNVRLVDPAQNLDGPGLLLVVDGKVEAIATDAAALPKHEGVEVVDGGGAVLTPGFVDLHVHFREPGQTRKESIESGSRAAVAGGFTAVCAMANTKPVNDSVAITEMMLTRAAKAGLCRYFPIGTVSREMKGEELADMGTLKAAGCVAFSDDGLPISSASLMRRALEYTRWLEVPVVAHEEDRDLAGKGYMHEGAVSASLGCLGIPAAAEEAMVARDIVLAEHTGGHLHLAHLSTKGSMRMVREAKARGLKVTCEVTPHHFALSDKELMKFDSDYKMNPPLRTEADIQAVLEALADGTVDAIATDHAPHGWDDKEVELPIAAFGVIGLETALPLTLELLVNKKVISLAKAISLLTWEPAKVFHLDQQGLGTLKPGAPADFVLFDPNAQVQVDRAFIQSKSFNTPFKGWSLPGKILGTWVGGKRVWG from the coding sequence ATGTCCCTCCTCGTGAAGAATGTCCGCCTGGTCGATCCTGCGCAGAACCTGGACGGGCCCGGCCTGCTGCTGGTGGTGGACGGGAAGGTGGAAGCCATCGCCACGGACGCGGCGGCCCTGCCGAAGCACGAAGGCGTGGAGGTGGTCGACGGCGGCGGCGCGGTGCTGACGCCGGGCTTCGTGGATCTCCATGTGCACTTCCGCGAGCCGGGGCAGACCCGCAAGGAGAGCATCGAGAGCGGCAGCCGGGCCGCGGTGGCGGGCGGCTTCACCGCCGTGTGCGCCATGGCCAACACCAAGCCCGTGAACGACAGCGTGGCCATCACGGAGATGATGCTCACCCGCGCCGCGAAGGCCGGTCTCTGCCGCTACTTCCCCATCGGTACCGTCAGCCGCGAGATGAAGGGCGAAGAGCTGGCCGACATGGGCACGCTGAAGGCCGCCGGCTGCGTGGCCTTCTCCGATGACGGCCTGCCCATCTCCAGCGCCTCGCTCATGCGTCGCGCCCTGGAATACACGCGCTGGCTCGAGGTGCCCGTGGTGGCGCACGAGGAGGATCGCGACCTCGCCGGCAAGGGCTACATGCACGAAGGCGCCGTGAGCGCATCGCTGGGCTGCCTGGGCATCCCCGCCGCCGCCGAAGAGGCCATGGTGGCCCGAGACATCGTGCTGGCCGAGCACACCGGCGGCCACCTGCACCTGGCCCACCTCAGCACGAAGGGCTCCATGAGGATGGTGCGCGAAGCCAAGGCCCGGGGACTGAAGGTCACCTGTGAGGTGACGCCCCACCACTTCGCCCTGTCGGACAAGGAGCTGATGAAGTTCGACAGCGACTACAAAATGAACCCGCCCCTGCGCACCGAGGCCGACATCCAGGCCGTGCTGGAGGCCCTGGCCGACGGCACCGTGGACGCCATCGCCACGGACCACGCCCCCCACGGCTGGGACGACAAGGAAGTGGAGCTGCCCATCGCCGCCTTCGGCGTCATCGGCCTGGAGACCGCCCTGCCCCTCACGCTCGAGCTGCTGGTGAACAAGAAGGTCATCAGCCTGGCCAAGGCCATCAGCCTGCTCACCTGGGAGCCCGCCAAGGTCTTCCATCTCGACCAGCAGGGCCTCGGCACCTTGAAGCCCGGCGCCCCCGCGGACTTCGTCCTCTTCGACCCCAACGCCCAGGTCCAGGTAGACCGCGCCTTCATCCAGTCCAAGTCCTTCAACACCCCCTTCAAAGGCTGGAGCCTCCCCGGAAAGATCCTGGGCACCTGGGTGGGCGGCAAGCGAGTCTGGGGCTAA
- a CDS encoding GNAT family N-acetyltransferase yields MTPLLTRRLLIRPFTLEDAPFILRLLNEPSFIEHIADKGVRTIDQAEDYLRQGPLASYAAHGHGLWMVQDRGAGTPMGMCGLIRREAFPEVDLGYAFVPEFWGCGYAREAAAACLAYAREALKLPGVLAIVSPGNAPSTRLLEALGFRSTGSMAWSPGDEVAVYRIALD; encoded by the coding sequence ATGACGCCCCTGCTCACCCGCCGCCTGCTCATCCGCCCCTTCACCCTGGAAGACGCGCCCTTCATCCTGCGGCTGCTCAACGAACCCTCCTTCATCGAGCACATCGCCGACAAGGGCGTGCGCACGATCGATCAGGCCGAGGACTACCTGCGTCAGGGGCCCCTGGCGAGCTATGCCGCCCACGGCCACGGACTATGGATGGTGCAGGACCGGGGTGCGGGCACGCCCATGGGCATGTGCGGCCTCATCCGGCGCGAAGCGTTTCCCGAGGTGGACCTGGGCTACGCCTTCGTGCCGGAGTTCTGGGGATGCGGATATGCCCGCGAGGCCGCCGCGGCGTGTCTCGCCTACGCGCGCGAGGCCCTGAAGCTGCCGGGAGTTCTCGCCATCGTCTCACCCGGCAATGCGCCCTCCACCCGCCTGCTGGAAGCCCTGGGCTTTCGGTCCACGGGGAGCATGGCGTGGTCGCCGGGCGACGAGGTGGCCGTGTATCGCATCGCCCTGGATTGA
- a CDS encoding DUF2971 domain-containing protein has product MRLYHFVDKNHGLDDLRKQRLKIARIHQLNDPFEFLGVDLTEPFFRQALEKSKWDLSQSNGLLCFSHNWSNPVLWGHYADKHRGLCLGFDLPDGLPQEITYIANRMPQPKQVDEAFTRNLLFTKFDHWRYEEEYRVYVSLETDEGGLFFSEFGENLVLRQVIVGCESDTTRHELELALGDQSSKVSFIKARLDYRKFSMVRNHDHNAFG; this is encoded by the coding sequence ATGCGCCTGTACCATTTCGTCGATAAGAATCACGGGCTCGATGATCTCCGAAAGCAGAGATTGAAAATTGCCCGTATTCATCAACTCAATGATCCTTTTGAATTCCTAGGCGTTGATCTCACGGAACCATTTTTCCGACAGGCCCTAGAAAAATCAAAATGGGATCTCTCACAATCGAATGGACTCCTCTGCTTTAGCCATAATTGGAGTAATCCAGTTCTGTGGGGTCATTACGCAGACAAACATCGGGGCCTTTGCCTTGGCTTCGACCTTCCTGATGGCCTACCACAAGAAATCACCTACATAGCGAATCGGATGCCTCAACCAAAGCAGGTAGACGAGGCTTTCACTCGAAACCTACTGTTCACAAAATTCGATCATTGGCGATATGAAGAAGAATATCGCGTTTATGTCTCACTTGAAACTGATGAGGGCGGGCTGTTCTTCTCCGAATTCGGGGAAAATCTCGTACTGCGGCAAGTGATTGTAGGTTGTGAATCTGATACGACACGCCACGAGCTTGAACTCGCACTCGGGGATCAGTCATCCAAGGTTTCCTTCATTAAAGCTCGGCTTGACTATCGAAAATTCTCCATGGTGCGCAACCATGATCACAATGCATTTGGGTAA
- a CDS encoding TspO/MBR family protein, translating into MALDPMSKQVLGFFGWLGICFLAAALGALASVQAGAFYQSLVRPHWAPPGWLFGPVWTVLYILMAISAWLVWREHGFRKAGLALSLFLVQLAVNALWTWLFFVWRLGSLAFAEILMLWLLILATAWMFGRRSRVAGALLLPYLAWVSFASVLTWAVWRSNLHTLG; encoded by the coding sequence ATGGCCCTCGATCCCATGTCCAAGCAAGTTCTAGGCTTCTTTGGGTGGCTCGGTATCTGCTTCCTGGCCGCGGCACTTGGCGCACTCGCCTCCGTGCAAGCGGGGGCCTTCTATCAGTCCCTCGTTCGCCCCCATTGGGCACCGCCTGGCTGGCTGTTTGGCCCTGTCTGGACTGTTCTCTACATCCTCATGGCCATTTCAGCCTGGCTCGTATGGCGTGAGCACGGCTTTCGGAAAGCTGGTCTTGCGCTGTCTCTATTTCTTGTCCAATTAGCGGTGAACGCTTTATGGACTTGGTTGTTCTTTGTTTGGCGCCTGGGCAGCCTGGCCTTTGCCGAGATCCTCATGCTGTGGTTGCTGATCCTCGCCACGGCCTGGATGTTCGGGCGTCGAAGCCGTGTTGCCGGGGCTCTGCTTCTCCCTTATCTGGCCTGGGTATCGTTCGCCTCCGTCCTCACATGGGCCGTGTGGAGAAGCAATCTCCACACCCTCGGCTGA
- a CDS encoding DUF2188 domain-containing protein: protein MKNYHLAKEGNAWALKPEGGRRPVVHAATKAEAIGQTRVYMQQHAGSVKIHKEDGQIQEERTYPRSMDPRRIKS from the coding sequence ATGAAAAACTATCACCTCGCCAAGGAAGGAAACGCCTGGGCCCTCAAGCCTGAAGGCGGCCGTCGGCCCGTGGTCCACGCGGCGACCAAGGCGGAAGCCATCGGGCAGACGCGGGTCTACATGCAGCAGCATGCGGGCTCGGTGAAGATCCACAAGGAGGATGGCCAGATCCAGGAGGAACGGACCTATCCGAGGTCCATGGATCCCCGGCGCATCAAGAGCTGA
- a CDS encoding HNH endonuclease, giving the protein MNFQLRPGHSVVLMSLRAGAPYDDSLLESGRVLIYEGHDVLNLAAGPDPKLVDQPLETPAGKPTENGKFWAAAKVREQGGNAERVRVYEKIKAGIWAYNGTFHLLSAWMEPSKSRKVVKFRMELSDDEDNPVAHHGPLKHQRMIPSQVKQAVWKRDQGKCVLCGDQKNLHFDHEIPFSKGGSSLVAENVRLLCAKHNLAKSDKIE; this is encoded by the coding sequence ATGAACTTCCAGCTTCGCCCTGGTCATTCCGTAGTACTCATGAGCCTGCGCGCAGGAGCCCCGTACGACGACTCTCTCCTTGAATCTGGTCGAGTGCTCATCTACGAGGGGCATGACGTTTTGAATTTGGCCGCAGGCCCAGATCCCAAACTCGTCGACCAGCCGCTTGAGACCCCTGCTGGAAAACCCACTGAGAACGGAAAATTCTGGGCCGCTGCAAAAGTGCGTGAACAAGGTGGAAATGCTGAGCGGGTGAGAGTCTACGAAAAAATCAAGGCTGGAATTTGGGCCTATAACGGCACCTTTCACCTTCTTTCAGCCTGGATGGAACCATCCAAGAGCCGCAAAGTTGTGAAGTTTCGTATGGAGCTGTCCGACGATGAGGACAATCCAGTTGCGCACCATGGACCCCTCAAACATCAAAGAATGATCCCCAGCCAGGTCAAACAAGCCGTTTGGAAGCGAGATCAAGGCAAGTGTGTCCTCTGCGGAGATCAAAAAAACCTTCACTTCGACCACGAAATTCCCTTTTCCAAAGGGGGGTCCTCGCTGGTGGCAGAGAATGTTCGTCTGCTTTGTGCCAAGCACAATTTAGCCAAGAGCGACAAAATCGAGTGA
- a CDS encoding tetratricopeptide repeat protein: MTLRRCSPLLLGLLLVAGLRAQEARDTSIFLRYLALNGTVEQAGRAVAARRFGEAQRLLEPCLAKVPEHFEAHFLLARMAYEAKDFTGALGHLEVARRSLAELDHLYRDEMAAMKAQVEAEEQAMRASLDNLYSRGADPSGCTAPLFRSKQNALDYYEARKGHLHDRENPFGLPAEYAFLHGNCLYRLGRRSEALDQYRQAVQTDPAHGGAWNNLISLQWEAGAYAQARADLDRAEAARIAIRPDLKQAVLAASASGARPLKQDA; encoded by the coding sequence ATGACCCTTCGACGATGTTCCCCCCTCCTGCTGGGCCTCCTGCTCGTCGCGGGCCTGCGGGCGCAGGAGGCCCGCGACACCTCGATCTTCCTTCGGTACCTCGCGCTGAACGGCACGGTGGAACAGGCGGGCCGCGCCGTGGCCGCGCGCCGCTTCGGGGAGGCGCAGCGGCTGCTGGAACCCTGCCTGGCGAAGGTTCCGGAGCACTTCGAGGCCCATTTCCTCCTGGCCCGGATGGCCTACGAGGCGAAGGATTTCACCGGAGCGCTGGGGCACCTCGAGGTCGCCCGTCGGAGCTTGGCGGAACTGGATCACCTCTACCGCGACGAGATGGCGGCCATGAAGGCCCAGGTGGAGGCGGAAGAGCAGGCCATGCGGGCCAGCCTGGACAACCTCTACTCCCGGGGGGCCGACCCCAGCGGGTGCACGGCTCCGCTGTTCCGCAGCAAACAGAACGCGCTGGACTACTACGAGGCGAGGAAGGGGCATCTCCACGACCGGGAGAATCCCTTCGGCCTCCCCGCGGAGTACGCCTTCCTGCACGGGAACTGCCTCTACCGCCTGGGCCGCCGGAGCGAGGCGCTGGATCAGTACCGGCAGGCGGTGCAGACGGATCCCGCCCACGGCGGCGCCTGGAACAACCTCATCAGCCTGCAGTGGGAGGCCGGGGCCTATGCGCAGGCCCGCGCCGACCTGGACCGCGCCGAGGCCGCCCGCATCGCCATCCGTCCCGACCTGAAGCAGGCCGTCCTCGCGGCCTCTGCCTCAGGGGCGCGGCCGCTCAAGCAGGATGCCTAG
- a CDS encoding YybH family protein, which yields MRRLNPPFALTLSLALSLALNLALSLASTPGRAFAPPPPPSPASPAPAPTPAAVPLPSVALPPDLDRVLRDYETAWQHRNAAALADLFAEDGFVLAQGKPPVRGRAAIREAYADAGGALSLRALAYATEGPLGYILGGFTRRAGEPDAGKFVLTLRRGAGGRWLIVSDMDNPNHPPRRMGPPPEVVR from the coding sequence ATGCGCCGCCTGAACCCGCCCTTCGCCCTGACCCTGAGCCTGGCCCTGAGCCTGGCCCTGAATCTGGCCTTGAGCTTGGCCAGCACCCCGGGCCGCGCCTTCGCGCCCCCACCCCCACCTTCACCCGCCTCACCCGCGCCCGCCCCCACACCCGCGGCGGTCCCCCTGCCCTCCGTGGCGCTGCCGCCGGACCTCGACCGCGTGCTCCGCGACTACGAGACGGCCTGGCAGCATCGCAATGCCGCGGCCCTGGCCGACCTCTTCGCCGAGGACGGCTTCGTGCTGGCCCAGGGCAAACCGCCGGTCCGCGGCCGGGCCGCGATCCGGGAGGCCTACGCCGATGCGGGCGGGGCGCTGTCCCTGCGCGCCCTGGCCTATGCCACCGAGGGGCCTCTCGGCTACATCCTCGGGGGCTTCACCCGCCGGGCCGGGGAGCCCGACGCCGGCAAGTTCGTGCTGACCCTCCGGCGCGGCGCCGGAGGCCGGTGGCTCATCGTGTCCGACATGGACAACCCCAATCACCCGCCCCGGCGGATGGGTCCGCCGCCGGAGGTGGTGCGATGA
- a CDS encoding winged helix-turn-helix domain-containing protein, with the protein MARLAFGDFELDPTSGELWKAGACLRIQEQPLKLLLCLLERPGQLVGREELQKRVWTGDIHVGFEDGLNAAAWRLRQVLGDSAERPQFIETVPRKGYRFVGRVTPLPGNPRPPSASFPMPVHRPDSGWAPRLALPARRWWGPGKAWMAGALGLALLGAGALVWGAFRPRTPTVALTPLVNVTGDPAVDYYASALGRQVAQDLAASRDLRVLPPMVPGPRGAQAAGGAADADLVLTWTLARDAQGYRIAVQLAGRGGQGLGDQAFRSSPENLHEAHREIAAYLVHQALGRAPDRALPPQGAKPIPAAGAAAGGRDRP; encoded by the coding sequence ATGGCCCGCTTGGCTTTTGGCGACTTTGAGCTGGACCCGACCTCCGGCGAACTCTGGAAGGCCGGGGCCTGCCTGCGCATCCAGGAGCAGCCCCTCAAGCTCCTGCTCTGCCTGCTGGAGCGGCCGGGGCAGCTGGTGGGGCGCGAAGAGCTCCAGAAGCGGGTCTGGACCGGCGACATCCATGTGGGGTTCGAGGATGGCCTCAATGCGGCCGCCTGGCGGCTCCGGCAGGTCCTCGGTGACTCCGCCGAGCGGCCCCAGTTCATCGAGACCGTGCCCCGGAAGGGCTACCGCTTCGTGGGCCGGGTGACGCCGCTGCCCGGGAACCCCCGGCCCCCCTCGGCTTCCTTCCCCATGCCGGTCCACCGGCCGGACTCGGGCTGGGCCCCGCGTCTGGCCCTGCCCGCCCGCCGATGGTGGGGGCCGGGCAAGGCCTGGATGGCCGGAGCGCTGGGCCTCGCCCTCCTCGGGGCGGGAGCCCTCGTCTGGGGCGCTTTCCGCCCCCGCACGCCGACGGTGGCTCTCACCCCTCTGGTGAATGTCACCGGGGATCCCGCCGTGGACTATTACGCCTCGGCCCTGGGCCGCCAGGTGGCGCAGGATCTGGCGGCCTCCCGGGACCTGCGGGTCCTCCCGCCAATGGTGCCCGGTCCCCGGGGCGCGCAGGCCGCCGGAGGGGCCGCGGACGCCGACCTGGTACTGACCTGGACCCTGGCCCGGGATGCCCAGGGCTACCGGATCGCCGTGCAGCTGGCCGGTCGGGGCGGGCAGGGCCTGGGGGACCAGGCCTTCCGCTCCAGCCCCGAGAACCTCCACGAGGCGCACCGGGAGATCGCCGCCTATCTCGTGCATCAGGCGCTGGGCCGGGCGCCGGACCGAGCGCTGCCGCCGCAGGGCGCCAAGCCCATCCCGGCGGCCGGAGCCGCCGCCGGAGGCCGGGACAGGCCATGA
- a CDS encoding NAD(P)-dependent alcohol dehydrogenase translates to MAIAKAYAATSPSAPLTPFQFERRAVGPHDIQIEIAYCGICHSDLHQVRDEWGGSKFPMVPGHEIVGRVAAVGAHVKGFKAGDLAGVGCMVDSCRTCPSCQRHFEQFCEKGAAFTYNSFEMDKKTPTQGGYSSSVVVDEAFALKVSPKLDLAAAAPLLCAGITTYSPLRRFNTKKGDKVGVVGLGGLGHMAVKLAAAMGAEVTMLSTSKSKEADARKLGAHHFGLTSDDATFKRLAGQFDLIIDTISAPHDYNKYLGLLRLEGAMVLLGVPPEPTPVAAGSLIFGHKVLTGSLIGGIKETQEMLDFCAEHSIVSEIELIPVQQVNEAYERMLKNDVRYRFVLDMKTL, encoded by the coding sequence ATGGCCATCGCCAAAGCCTACGCCGCAACCTCTCCCTCGGCGCCGCTCACCCCCTTCCAGTTCGAGCGCAGGGCCGTGGGGCCCCACGACATCCAGATCGAGATCGCCTACTGCGGCATCTGCCACTCGGACCTCCACCAGGTGCGCGACGAGTGGGGCGGCTCGAAGTTCCCCATGGTGCCCGGCCACGAGATCGTGGGCCGCGTCGCCGCCGTGGGCGCCCATGTAAAGGGCTTCAAGGCCGGCGACCTGGCCGGCGTGGGCTGCATGGTGGACAGCTGCCGCACCTGCCCCAGCTGCCAGCGCCACTTCGAGCAGTTCTGCGAGAAGGGGGCCGCCTTCACCTACAACAGCTTCGAGATGGACAAGAAGACCCCCACCCAGGGCGGCTACTCCTCGAGCGTGGTGGTCGACGAGGCCTTTGCGCTGAAGGTCTCTCCGAAGCTCGACCTTGCCGCGGCCGCGCCCCTGCTCTGCGCGGGCATCACCACCTACTCGCCCCTCCGCCGCTTCAACACGAAGAAGGGGGACAAGGTGGGCGTGGTGGGCCTGGGCGGGCTGGGTCACATGGCCGTGAAGCTGGCCGCCGCCATGGGTGCCGAAGTGACCATGCTCAGCACCTCGAAATCGAAGGAAGCCGACGCCCGCAAGCTCGGCGCCCACCACTTCGGCCTCACCTCGGACGACGCCACCTTCAAGCGGCTGGCGGGCCAGTTCGACCTCATCATCGACACCATCTCCGCGCCCCACGACTACAACAAGTACCTGGGCCTCCTCCGCCTGGAGGGCGCCATGGTGCTGTTGGGCGTGCCGCCGGAACCCACCCCCGTGGCCGCCGGATCGCTCATCTTCGGCCACAAGGTGCTGACGGGCTCGCTCATCGGCGGCATCAAGGAGACTCAGGAGATGCTCGATTTCTGCGCCGAGCACAGCATCGTCTCCGAGATCGAGCTCATCCCCGTCCAGCAGGTGAACGAGGCCTACGAGCGCATGCTGAAGAACGATGTCCGCTACCGCTTCGTGCTGGACATGAAGACTCTGTGA
- a CDS encoding protein kinase domain-containing protein → MSLAAGTTLGAYDIVGVLGVGGMGEVFRAWDPKLGREVAIKVLPEAFAEDPGRLHRFQREAHALAALSHPSIVQIFDVGEHLGRPYLVMELVEGETLRQRMAAGPLPWRQAAELAAAVADGLAAAHAKGIIHRDLKPENLMLTVHGHVKILDFGLAKRREEQSLPPGALRAVGASAPTGGLTEAGLVMGTADYMSPEQVQGQAVEARSDLFSLGVILWEMTTGGHPFRRAAPDETMRVIRLGRPEAPAGSERPPSPLGRILRVCLAKEPSQRFKSALDLAEALRFAARTELGPRPAWDLRPQIKSVVRRRTLWVALGLGAVATASGLYAWRRGPAAPVPSAAPAVSRSPSVLALPARVMGTGEAAYLTDAVPNSLSTLLAGVEGLDTKSPPSSVQVDKWHGDLAQITEAYRADHLVVTTITKQAKRLILDVQLVDTRTWKVRWGHQYQGTQAAYNDLMREAAGALARALLREEAGGAPLLARPTTSSEAELAFGEGKHFQYRYRALQQDDDFKRAVAAFEKVFRLDPHQADAAAQLAVLHGWRSYQLGPTPAGEAERRVEEAWARRALQVDPRCGMAWSLLGAVQVQARQEDPERAVEYAVKGVCLAPNQAQAHITLATIVSGPGSVGLFIAGGRRSMELDPMDLTGPAFVALGLAWMGRGEESLVIVERALPREPGHVLFNDTVKPYALMRLGRLDEAEAQLARSGRPLRANSRFLLAAHRGQVEAARALAGPLLDHWLGPKPRAIDLGNAVLFNAPCLVRVGLRDEACRLLQKSLDMGAPPPLDWLLVDPDMQKLRSHPRFPGILRATREATTAVVRQLDRAKARGELPEYLCVQLEDLRRKIAEASG, encoded by the coding sequence ATGTCCCTTGCGGCCGGCACGACCCTGGGCGCCTACGACATCGTGGGCGTCCTGGGCGTGGGCGGGATGGGGGAGGTGTTCCGGGCCTGGGATCCGAAGCTGGGCCGCGAGGTGGCGATCAAGGTCCTGCCCGAGGCCTTCGCGGAGGATCCCGGCCGCCTGCACCGCTTCCAGCGGGAGGCGCACGCGCTGGCCGCCCTGTCCCATCCCAGCATCGTGCAGATCTTCGATGTGGGGGAGCACCTGGGGCGCCCCTACCTGGTCATGGAACTCGTGGAAGGGGAGACCCTCCGCCAGCGGATGGCCGCCGGCCCCTTGCCCTGGCGCCAGGCCGCGGAACTGGCCGCGGCCGTGGCGGATGGCCTGGCGGCGGCCCATGCCAAGGGGATCATCCACCGGGACCTCAAGCCCGAGAACCTGATGCTGACGGTCCACGGCCATGTGAAGATCCTCGATTTCGGGTTGGCCAAACGGCGCGAGGAGCAGAGCCTCCCCCCCGGGGCTTTGCGGGCCGTGGGAGCCTCTGCGCCGACCGGCGGGCTCACCGAGGCGGGCCTGGTGATGGGCACCGCCGACTACATGAGCCCGGAACAGGTGCAGGGTCAGGCTGTGGAGGCCCGTAGCGATCTCTTCAGCCTGGGCGTGATCCTGTGGGAGATGACCACGGGAGGCCACCCCTTCCGCCGCGCCGCCCCGGACGAGACCATGCGGGTGATCCGGCTGGGCCGACCCGAGGCGCCCGCCGGCTCGGAACGGCCCCCCTCGCCCCTGGGCCGGATTCTCCGGGTCTGTCTGGCGAAGGAGCCTTCCCAGCGCTTCAAGAGCGCCTTGGACCTTGCCGAGGCCCTGCGGTTTGCCGCCCGGACGGAGCTGGGCCCCCGGCCCGCCTGGGACCTGAGGCCCCAGATCAAATCCGTGGTCCGGCGGCGGACCCTGTGGGTGGCCCTGGGATTGGGCGCGGTGGCCACGGCGAGTGGGCTGTACGCCTGGCGCCGGGGGCCAGCTGCCCCGGTGCCTTCAGCGGCCCCTGCGGTCTCCCGGTCCCCCAGCGTGCTGGCCCTGCCGGCTCGGGTCATGGGGACCGGTGAAGCCGCCTACCTGACGGACGCGGTGCCCAATTCCCTGTCCACGCTGCTGGCCGGGGTGGAGGGCCTCGACACCAAATCACCGCCCTCCAGCGTCCAGGTCGACAAGTGGCATGGCGACTTGGCCCAGATCACCGAGGCCTACCGGGCGGACCACCTCGTGGTCACCACCATCACCAAGCAGGCGAAGCGGTTGATCCTCGATGTGCAGCTGGTGGACACCCGAACCTGGAAGGTGCGCTGGGGGCACCAGTACCAGGGAACCCAAGCCGCCTACAACGACCTCATGCGGGAGGCGGCCGGAGCGCTGGCCCGGGCGCTCCTGCGGGAGGAGGCGGGAGGCGCGCCGCTGTTGGCGCGACCCACCACCAGCTCCGAAGCCGAGCTGGCTTTCGGGGAGGGGAAGCACTTCCAGTACCGCTACCGGGCCCTGCAGCAGGACGACGACTTCAAGCGGGCGGTCGCGGCCTTCGAGAAGGTCTTCCGGCTGGACCCGCACCAGGCGGACGCCGCCGCCCAGCTGGCGGTCCTCCACGGTTGGCGCTCCTACCAGCTGGGCCCCACCCCGGCCGGCGAGGCTGAACGGCGGGTCGAGGAAGCCTGGGCCCGGCGGGCGCTGCAGGTCGATCCGCGCTGTGGCATGGCCTGGAGCCTCCTGGGGGCGGTCCAGGTCCAGGCGCGCCAGGAAGATCCCGAGCGGGCCGTGGAATACGCGGTGAAGGGGGTCTGTCTCGCCCCGAACCAGGCCCAGGCCCACATCACCCTGGCCACCATCGTGTCCGGGCCGGGCTCCGTGGGGCTCTTTATCGCGGGGGGGCGGCGGTCCATGGAGCTGGATCCCATGGATCTCACCGGGCCGGCCTTCGTGGCCCTGGGCCTCGCCTGGATGGGGCGGGGGGAGGAGTCGCTGGTCATCGTGGAGCGGGCCCTGCCGAGGGAACCGGGGCATGTGCTCTTCAACGACACGGTCAAGCCCTACGCCTTGATGCGGTTGGGGCGCCTGGATGAGGCGGAGGCGCAGCTGGCCCGCTCGGGCCGGCCGCTCCGCGCCAACTCCCGGTTCCTGCTGGCGGCTCACCGCGGGCAGGTGGAAGCGGCCCGGGCGCTGGCGGGGCCCCTCCTGGACCACTGGCTGGGGCCCAAGCCGCGGGCCATCGATCTGGGCAACGCCGTGCTCTTCAATGCCCCGTGCCTGGTGCGGGTGGGCCTCCGCGACGAGGCCTGCCGGCTGCTTCAGAAGAGCCTGGACATGGGGGCCCCGCCGCCCCTGGACTGGCTCCTGGTGGATCCCGACATGCAGAAGCTCCGCAGCCACCCGCGATTCCCCGGCATCCTGCGGGCCACCCGGGAGGCCACCACCGCCGTGGTGCGCCAGCTCGACCGGGCCAAGGCCCGGGGAGAGCTGCCCGAATACCTGTGCGTGCAACTGGAAGATCTGCGCCGGAAGATCGCCGAGGCCTCCGGTTGA